In Deltaproteobacteria bacterium, a single genomic region encodes these proteins:
- a CDS encoding DsrE/DsrF/DrsH-like family protein, with translation MKDNTYAFIIKDGHFESLLYAFNFASIAAVSNKKVRILFVGWAASKLIKGNLEVIDLPSSIRDLKGHFIEQLEKHKCNDLRELLEVVKSAGDVKIYICTLAASIWGVTRENMIPEVDDIIGSPNFLLQEAKDAEQILTF, from the coding sequence ATGAAGGATAACACTTATGCTTTTATCATCAAAGACGGCCACTTTGAGAGCCTGTTGTATGCCTTTAATTTTGCCAGCATCGCCGCTGTCTCCAACAAGAAAGTCCGCATCCTTTTTGTCGGCTGGGCGGCCAGCAAGTTGATTAAAGGGAATCTGGAAGTAATTGATCTTCCCAGCTCCATCAGGGATCTGAAAGGTCATTTTATCGAACAATTAGAGAAGCATAAATGTAATGATCTGAGGGAATTGCTGGAAGTGGTTAAATCGGCGGGAGACGTGAAAATCTATATTTGCACCTTAGCCGCGAGTATTTGGGGCGTAACCCGCGAAAACATGATCCCCGAAGTTGACGATATTATCGGTTCCCCCAATTTCCTGCTCCAGGAGGCGAAGGATGCCGAGCAGATTTTAACGTTTTAG